A window from Telopea speciosissima isolate NSW1024214 ecotype Mountain lineage chromosome 8, Tspe_v1, whole genome shotgun sequence encodes these proteins:
- the LOC122672401 gene encoding uncharacterized protein LOC122672401 — MVDLGRNPKILKFTKFSREDKVSTIEHIARFTVQCGNLGGIKAAKLRLFPNSLTGAAFTWYFNLPANSVQSWQKMEELFHTQFYRTEPEVTIADLAKMTQESGETIEGFITRFKTVKYKCPTPLPKAEYAKMALGGLSFEFRKWFTGQYFLDLGQLVLQAVPYEQLLKEEGQHQAASIRIYYKDFAGQAFPLLGTGNQKQVDYVEFEIDAAEILEGKPYVCKALARPSEQAKQAESKAAPQRIYDSKVNYSFDISKAEVIFDQLLKDKQMKLPPGHQIPPSHELKDQKYYKWHNTRTHTTTNCVVLRNALQKAITIGCLQFPIKEKGSWWWTKTHFQST; from the coding sequence ATGGTGGACCTTGGTAGGAATCCCAAAATCCTGAAATTCACCAAGTTCTCTAGAGAAGACAAGGTCTCCACCATTGAACACATAGCCCGTTTCACGGTGCAGTGTGGAAATTTGGGAGGAATCAAAGCAGCAAAGCTCAGGCTGTTCCCCAATTCCCTGACAGGGGCGGCCTTCACCTGGTACTTTAACCTACCCGCCAACTCGGTCCAAAGCTGGCAAAAGATGGAGGAGTTATTCCATACCCAGTTCTATCGGACTGAACCTGAGGTCACAATAGCAGACTTGGCTAAGATGACTCAAGAGTCAGGAGAGACCATAGAAGGGTTCATTACCCGTTTCAAGACGGTGAAATACAAGTGCCCTACTCCTTTGCCTAAGGCCGAATACGCAAAGATGGCCTTAGGAGGGCTCAGCTTTGAGTTTCGGAAATGGTTTACTGGCCAGTACTTCCTTGACTTGGGGCAGTTAGTACTTCAAGCCGTGCCTTACGAGCAGTTGCTTAAAGAGGAGGGCCAGCATCAAGCGGCCTCGATTAGAATATATTATAAAGATTTCGCTGGTCAGGCATTCCCGTTACTAGGTACTGGTAACCAAAAACAAGTGGACTACGTGGAATTTGAGATCGACGCGGCAGAGATCTTGGAGGGGAAGCCATATGTGTGCAAGGCCTTGGCCAGACCCAGCGAACAAGCTAAACAGGCCGAATCTAAGGCCGCACCTCAACGGATCTATGACTCAAAAGTAAATTACTCCTTTGATATTTCCAAGGCCGAGGTAATCTTTGACCAGTTGCTTAAGGATAAGCAGATGAAACTGCCTCCAGGGCACCAGATACCTCCCAGTCATGAACTGAAGGACCAGAAGTACTATAAGTGGCACAACACTCGTACCCATACAACAACTAATTGTGTGGTTTTACGCAATGCCTTGCAGAAAGCTATCACAATTGGGTGCCTGCAGTTTCCTATAAAGGAAAAGGGGTCATGGTGGTGGACGAAGACCCATTTCCAGTCAACATGA